A stretch of the Pan troglodytes isolate AG18354 chromosome 20, NHGRI_mPanTro3-v2.0_pri, whole genome shotgun sequence genome encodes the following:
- the LOC112206444 gene encoding spermatogenesis-associated protein 45, with amino-acid sequence MASINRTTEIMKKHGVSKQHLLEEINKKRESNCLVERSNQVSLLRVQKRHFPGAYQSFTDTTTKEPVPNSGRSSWIKLSLLAHMERKHFPPKNNAIFG; translated from the coding sequence ATGGCATCTATAAACAGAAccactgaaataatgaaaaaacatgGAGTAAGCAAACAACATCTCCTGGAGGAGATAAACAAAAAGCGTGAATCCAACTGCTTGGTGGAGCGAAGCAATCAAGTCAGCTTACTGAGAGTTCAAAAGAGGCACTTCCCGGGTGCCTATCAGTCCTTTACTGATACCACAACCAAAGAGCCTGTTCCCAACAGTGGCAGGAGCTCCTGGATCAAGCTGAGTCTCCTAGCTCACATGGAGAGAAAGCACTTTCCACCAAAAAATAATGCCATATTTGGATAA